Proteins encoded in a region of the Pseudomonadota bacterium genome:
- a CDS encoding ABC transporter ATP-binding protein, with product MNYLLEIKNLVKKYKEVVAVDGISFLVREGTCFGLIGPNGAGKTTTIEVIEDIIPPTSGEILYKGKLRSSSFKQEVGIQFQETALLSGLTLRETLKVFKNLYSKSADIEEIIDICNLREIQKRINDKISGGQKQRLMLALAMINKPELMFLDEPSTGLDPQARRNLWAIIQKIKEKGKTIILTTHYMEEAQRLCDEIAIMDNGKIIAQGTPGQLIKKHCDEITVILPKHSIAFSLSKIPFKYREINGNIEIRTNNINSCLNMLIAESTDLTELDIRSPNLENVFLNLTGRQLRD from the coding sequence ATGAATTATCTGCTTGAAATAAAAAATCTTGTAAAAAAGTATAAAGAAGTTGTTGCTGTTGACGGTATAAGTTTTTTGGTTCGTGAGGGTACCTGCTTTGGTCTTATCGGCCCGAATGGCGCTGGTAAAACGACTACTATTGAAGTCATTGAAGACATTATTCCTCCGACTTCCGGTGAAATTCTGTATAAAGGCAAATTGCGATCATCATCTTTTAAACAGGAAGTCGGTATTCAGTTTCAGGAAACTGCTTTGCTTTCTGGACTGACTTTGCGTGAAACCTTGAAAGTATTTAAAAACCTTTACAGCAAATCTGCAGATATTGAAGAAATAATTGATATCTGCAATCTGCGTGAAATACAAAAAAGAATAAACGATAAGATCTCAGGAGGCCAGAAGCAACGACTCATGCTTGCTCTTGCAATGATTAATAAGCCTGAGCTTATGTTTTTAGATGAGCCTTCCACAGGGCTTGATCCTCAGGCAAGAAGAAATCTATGGGCTATTATTCAAAAAATAAAAGAAAAAGGAAAAACGATTATTCTGACAACTCATTATATGGAAGAGGCGCAACGTCTTTGTGATGAAATTGCTATAATGGATAATGGAAAGATAATCGCTCAAGGAACTCCTGGTCAACTTATCAAAAAACATTGTGATGAGATAACTGTGATTTTGCCTAAACACAGCATTGCTTTTTCCTTGTCAAAGATTCCTTTTAAATATCGCGAGATAAACGGCAATATTGAAATCAGAACAAATAATATTAATTCCTGCCTGAATATGTTGATAGCAGAAAGTACTGATTTAACAGAACTGGATATACGTTCCCCGAATCTTGAGAATGTATTTTTAAATTTAACGGGAAGACAGCTAAGAGATTAA
- a CDS encoding mechanosensitive ion channel family protein, producing MNTTWLNFKDILDPATGLGALAIGFVIILAALWACSITTRLAERSHWVIGKLKFKIDETVIKYGLRIKNLLIWMLFFIVYASLVPGLRALFSTIVAGAGITALVVGFAAKSSLANIISGLSIAIYRPIRIGDKLSIEGEYSVVEDITLRHTIVRSWDYKRLVIPNSKLDEMTLINYSIIDQRMKCIVDLGVSYDTDIDLAREVILDEANKCPYRDKKGEDAPYLRVRSHGDFSIGMRLYVWVLDIDDAWVAKFWLLENIKKRFDREGIEIPFPYRTVVYKNDLPAPRHKNNTPS from the coding sequence GTGAATACAACGTGGCTCAATTTTAAAGATATTTTGGATCCTGCCACAGGATTAGGAGCATTAGCTATTGGCTTTGTTATAATTCTTGCAGCTCTTTGGGCCTGTTCTATCACAACCCGTCTGGCGGAAAGGTCACACTGGGTTATAGGAAAACTAAAATTCAAGATAGATGAAACAGTAATTAAATATGGTTTGCGTATAAAAAATCTTCTGATCTGGATGTTGTTTTTTATAGTGTATGCGAGCCTTGTTCCTGGTCTTAGGGCCTTGTTTAGTACGATTGTTGCGGGTGCAGGCATTACAGCTCTTGTTGTAGGTTTTGCGGCAAAATCATCACTTGCGAATATAATTTCAGGCCTTAGTATTGCAATATACAGGCCTATCCGTATCGGAGACAAATTGTCAATAGAGGGCGAATACAGCGTTGTGGAAGATATTACGCTGCGCCATACTATTGTGAGATCCTGGGATTATAAACGGCTTGTCATACCAAATTCAAAGCTGGATGAAATGACATTGATAAATTATAGTATAATAGATCAGCGCATGAAATGTATAGTAGATTTAGGAGTAAGCTATGATACTGATATTGATCTTGCCAGAGAAGTAATTTTGGATGAAGCAAATAAATGTCCATATCGTGACAAAAAAGGAGAGGATGCACCTTATCTTCGGGTTAGATCTCATGGAGATTTTTCAATCGGAATGAGGTTATATGTATGGGTTTTAGATATAGATGATGCATGGGTTGCAAAATTCTGGCTGCTCGAAAATATAAAAAAACGTTTTGACCGTGAAGGTATTGAAATTCCTTTTCCATATCGAACAGTGGTTTACAAGAATGATTTGCCAGCTCCCAGACATAAAAATAATACTCCTTCTTGA